A genomic window from Megalobrama amblycephala isolate DHTTF-2021 linkage group LG2, ASM1881202v1, whole genome shotgun sequence includes:
- the capzb gene encoding F-actin-capping protein subunit beta isoform X2, with translation MNEQQLDCALDLMRRLPPQQIEKNLSDLIDLVPSLCEDLLSSVDQPLKIARDKVVGKDYLLCDYNRDGDSYRSPWSNKYEPPIDDGAMPSARLRKLEVEANNAFDQYRDLYFEGGVSSVYLWDLDHGFAGVILIKKAGDGSKKIKGCWDSIHVVEVQEKSSGRTAHYKLTSTVMLWLQTTKTGSGTMNLGGSLTRQMEKDETVGESSPHIANIGRLVEDMENKIRSTLNEIYFGKTKDIVNGLRSVQTLADKSKQEALKNDLMIALSQRKQQS, from the exons ATG AACGAGCAGCAGTTGGACTGTGCGCTGGACCTGATGAGGCGTTTGCCTCCGCAGCAGATCGAGAAGAACCTCAGCGACCTCATCGACCTG gtgccCAGCCTGTGTGAAGATCTGCTGTCGTCCGTGGATCAGCCGCTGAAGATCGCTCGCGATAAAGTCGTGGGCAAAGACTATCTGCTGTGCGACTACAACCGTGACGGCGACTCCTACAG ATCCCCCTGGAGTAATAAATACGAGCCTCCGATCGACGACGGCGCCATGCCGTCCGCCCGTCTGCGCAAGCTGGAGGTGGAGGCCAACAACGCCTTCGACCAGTACAGAGACCT GTATTTCGAGGGCGGGGTTTCCTCCGTCTACCTGTGGGATCTGGATCACGGCTTCGCCGGCGTCATCCTCATCAAGAAAGCCGGCGACGGCTCCAAGAAGATCAAGGGCTGCTGGGACTCCATCCACGTGGTGGAGGTGCAG GAGAAGTCCAGCGGCCGCACGGCTCATTACAAACTCACGTCCACCGTCATGCTGTGGCTGCAGACCACCAAAACGGGCTCTGGAACCATGAACCTGGGCGGCAGCCTCACCCGACAG ATGGAGAAAGATGAGACGGTCGGTGAATCTTCCCCTCACATCGCCAACATCGGCCGCCTGGTGGAG gacATGGAGAACAAGATCCGCTCCACTCTCAACGAGATTTACTTCGGCAAGACCAAGGACATCGTCAACGGCCTGAG GAGCGTCCAGACGCTGGCGGATAAATCGAAGCAGGAGGCTCTGAAGAACGACCTGATGATAGCGCTTAGCCAACGCAAGCAGCAAAGCTAG
- the nbl1 gene encoding neuroblastoma suppressor of tumorigenicity 1 isoform X1: protein MRSVSGTSDTETLEKPLFAAAPGVVMCLRVLLACLLLEFCCAAPHAHINRLALFPDKSAWCEAKNITQIVGHTGCTPRSIQNRACLGQCFSYSVPNTFPQSTESLVHCDSCMPAQTQWEVVTLDCSGSDEAPRVDKLVERILHCSCQSCSKESGQEGALLQLYPSEGALETPALSDATHTHAHLDIHAPEAG from the exons ATGAGATCCGTCAGCGGGACATCAGACACAGAGACGCTCGAGAAACC GTTATTTGCCGCAGCTCCAGGTGTCGTGATGTGTCTGCGCGTTCTGCTGGCGTGTTTGCTGCTCGAGTTCTGCTGCGCGGCTCCACACGCTCACATCAACCGCCTCGCACTCTTCCCTGACAAGAGCGCCTGGTGCGAAGCCAAAAACATCACGCAGATCGTCGGACACACGGGCTGCACGCCACGATCCATCCAAAACag GGCCTGTCTGGGTCAGTGTTTCAGCTACAGTGTGCCCAACACCTTCCCACAATCCACTGAGTCTCTGGTCCACTGTGACTCCTGCATGCCGGCGCAGACGCAGTGGGAGGTG gtgACTCTAGACTGCTCCGGCAGCGATGAAGCCCCGCGCGTGGATAAGCTAGTGGAGCGCATCCTTCACTGCAGCTGCCAGTCGTGCAGTAAAGAGAGCGGCCAGGAGGGGGCGCTGCTGCAGCTGTACCCTTCAGAGGGAGCGCTGGAGACGCCGGCGCTGTCAGACGCGACACACACGCACGCGCACCTAGACATACACGCGCCTGAGGCGGGGTGA
- the capzb gene encoding F-actin-capping protein subunit beta isoform X1 yields MNEQQLDCALDLMRRLPPQQIEKNLSDLIDLVPSLCEDLLSSVDQPLKIARDKVVGKDYLLCDYNRDGDSYRSPWSNKYEPPIDDGAMPSARLRKLEVEANNAFDQYRDLYFEGGVSSVYLWDLDHGFAGVILIKKAGDGSKKIKGCWDSIHVVEVQEKSSGRTAHYKLTSTVMLWLQTTKTGSGTMNLGGSLTRQMEKDETVGESSPHIANIGRLVEDMENKIRSTLNEIYFGKTKDIVNGLRSIESLPDNQKYRQLQRELSQVLTQRQIYID; encoded by the exons ATG AACGAGCAGCAGTTGGACTGTGCGCTGGACCTGATGAGGCGTTTGCCTCCGCAGCAGATCGAGAAGAACCTCAGCGACCTCATCGACCTG gtgccCAGCCTGTGTGAAGATCTGCTGTCGTCCGTGGATCAGCCGCTGAAGATCGCTCGCGATAAAGTCGTGGGCAAAGACTATCTGCTGTGCGACTACAACCGTGACGGCGACTCCTACAG ATCCCCCTGGAGTAATAAATACGAGCCTCCGATCGACGACGGCGCCATGCCGTCCGCCCGTCTGCGCAAGCTGGAGGTGGAGGCCAACAACGCCTTCGACCAGTACAGAGACCT GTATTTCGAGGGCGGGGTTTCCTCCGTCTACCTGTGGGATCTGGATCACGGCTTCGCCGGCGTCATCCTCATCAAGAAAGCCGGCGACGGCTCCAAGAAGATCAAGGGCTGCTGGGACTCCATCCACGTGGTGGAGGTGCAG GAGAAGTCCAGCGGCCGCACGGCTCATTACAAACTCACGTCCACCGTCATGCTGTGGCTGCAGACCACCAAAACGGGCTCTGGAACCATGAACCTGGGCGGCAGCCTCACCCGACAG ATGGAGAAAGATGAGACGGTCGGTGAATCTTCCCCTCACATCGCCAACATCGGCCGCCTGGTGGAG gacATGGAGAACAAGATCCGCTCCACTCTCAACGAGATTTACTTCGGCAAGACCAAGGACATCGTCAACGGCCTGAG ATCTATCGAGTCTCTTCCTGATAATCAAAAGTACCGTCAGTTGCAGCGGGAGCTCTCTCAGGTTCTGACCCAGCGTCAGATCTACATTGACTAG
- the nbl1 gene encoding neuroblastoma suppressor of tumorigenicity 1 isoform X2, producing the protein MCLRVLLACLLLEFCCAAPHAHINRLALFPDKSAWCEAKNITQIVGHTGCTPRSIQNRACLGQCFSYSVPNTFPQSTESLVHCDSCMPAQTQWEVVTLDCSGSDEAPRVDKLVERILHCSCQSCSKESGQEGALLQLYPSEGALETPALSDATHTHAHLDIHAPEAG; encoded by the exons ATGTGTCTGCGCGTTCTGCTGGCGTGTTTGCTGCTCGAGTTCTGCTGCGCGGCTCCACACGCTCACATCAACCGCCTCGCACTCTTCCCTGACAAGAGCGCCTGGTGCGAAGCCAAAAACATCACGCAGATCGTCGGACACACGGGCTGCACGCCACGATCCATCCAAAACag GGCCTGTCTGGGTCAGTGTTTCAGCTACAGTGTGCCCAACACCTTCCCACAATCCACTGAGTCTCTGGTCCACTGTGACTCCTGCATGCCGGCGCAGACGCAGTGGGAGGTG gtgACTCTAGACTGCTCCGGCAGCGATGAAGCCCCGCGCGTGGATAAGCTAGTGGAGCGCATCCTTCACTGCAGCTGCCAGTCGTGCAGTAAAGAGAGCGGCCAGGAGGGGGCGCTGCTGCAGCTGTACCCTTCAGAGGGAGCGCTGGAGACGCCGGCGCTGTCAGACGCGACACACACGCACGCGCACCTAGACATACACGCGCCTGAGGCGGGGTGA